The following coding sequences lie in one Lolium perenne isolate Kyuss_39 chromosome 2, Kyuss_2.0, whole genome shotgun sequence genomic window:
- the LOC139835095 gene encoding uncharacterized protein — protein MGVTNASATQADISHLISPVEGLESLSKEFTVEEIEGVVKHMKTDRAPGPDGFNGLFVKKCWQIIKDDFINLCKDFHKGQAPLENDTIIMLPAEIEQLQILKEVLGEYTAFTGLKVNYHKSSLIPINISQLEAEALSAQIQCNIASMPFPYLGIPMGTTKPTIRDLSPLTDRIERRLTASASFLSYGDRLILVNSVLSSMSIHFLSTLDIPDGVIDVIDRARRNCLWRKRKDDEKVHSGLRDMICKPKNKGGLGIINLKIQNKCLMMKQLHKFYNNVDLPWVKLIRNSYYYKEAPHAITVCGSFWWRNIMKMFELYRQLTHCKIGSGETILFWSDNWNDGVLQDIFPRLSSFARDTFISVKEALQITDPA, from the exons ATGGGAGTAACAAATGCTTCTGCCACACAAGCTGACATATCTCATCTTATCTCCCCTGTTGAAGGTTTGGAGTCTTTGTCAAAAGAGTTTACTGTTGAGGAAATTGAGGGTGTGGTTAAACATATGAAAACTGACAGAGCTCCTGGTCCAGATGGATTTAATGGGCTGTTTGTCAAGAAGTGTTGGCAAATCATAAAGGATGACTTCATTAACTTGTGCAAGGATTTTCATAAGGGTCAAGCTCCTCTGGAAA ATGACACTATTATTATGTTACCTGCTGAGATTGAGCAATTACAGATATTGAAAGAGGTACTTGGGGAGTATACAGCATTCACTGGTCTCAAAGTTAATTATCACAAGTCTTCACTCATACCAATCAATATTTCCCAATTAGAAGCTGAGGCACTATCAGCACAGATACAATGTAATATTGCCTCCATGCCATTTCCATACCTTGGTATTCCTATGGGCACAACTAAACCAACAATCAGGGATCTCTCTCCACTCACTGATAGAATTGAAAGAAGGCTTACTGCTTCAGCATCATTCTTGTCTTATGGAGATAGATTAATATTGGTTAATTCAGTTCTGTCATCCATGTCTATTCATTTTCTTAGCACATTGGATATACCAGATGGAGTGATTGATGTTATTGATAGAGCCAGAAGGAATTGCTTGTGGAGGAAAAGAAAGGATGATGAGAAGGTGCACTCTGGCCTCCGGGATATGATATGCAAACCAAAGAATAAAGGAGGTTTAGGTATCATTAATCTGAAGATTCAGAACAAGTGCCTCATGATGAAGCAGCTCCATAAATTCTATAATAATGTGGATCTTCCTTGGGTCAAATTAATAAGGAATTCATACTACTATAAAGAGGCACCACATGCTATCACTGTTTGTGGTTCTTTTTGGTGGAGGAACATTATGAAAATGTTTGAGCTATACAGACAATTGACACATTGCAAGATTGGGTCTGGAGAGACTATTCTTTTCTGGTCAGATAATTGGAATGATGGGGTACTCCAAGATATTTTTCCCAGACTATCTTCTTTTGCAAGGGACACATTCATCTCAGTCAAAGAGGCATTGCAAATTACTGATCCTGCATAG